A single window of Usitatibacter rugosus DNA harbors:
- a CDS encoding molybdate ABC transporter substrate-binding protein, with protein MIRLALRILALAIALPAMAQSTAPKVYAAGSLKAALTEVATVFRIAGGSDVMFEFGPSGILRDRLAKGEAADLFASANMEHPKALVDAGKAQLVRAFARNKLCALVSPKVGATTDNLLEKMLSPGVKLATSTPKADPSGDYAWQVFERAEKLKPGAFESLSKKALQLVGGPTSPPPPKDRSAYGVLVANGSVDIFLTYCTGAALAKREEPTLEIVALPETLAVGAEYGLAVMNGVSPSGERFAAFILSPAGQSVLASHGFSAP; from the coding sequence GTGATCAGGCTCGCGCTTCGCATCCTCGCCCTCGCGATCGCCCTGCCCGCCATGGCGCAGTCCACGGCACCAAAGGTCTACGCGGCCGGAAGCCTGAAGGCCGCGCTCACCGAGGTGGCTACTGTCTTCCGCATCGCAGGCGGCAGCGACGTGATGTTCGAGTTCGGCCCGTCGGGGATCCTGCGCGATCGCCTCGCGAAGGGTGAAGCGGCGGACCTCTTCGCCTCCGCGAACATGGAGCATCCGAAGGCGCTCGTCGATGCGGGCAAGGCGCAGCTCGTTCGAGCCTTCGCCCGCAACAAGCTCTGTGCGCTCGTATCTCCGAAGGTCGGAGCGACGACGGACAACCTCCTCGAGAAGATGCTCTCGCCCGGCGTGAAGCTGGCCACCTCGACGCCGAAGGCCGATCCGTCGGGCGACTACGCGTGGCAGGTGTTCGAGCGCGCGGAGAAGCTCAAGCCCGGCGCGTTCGAGTCGCTCTCGAAGAAGGCGCTGCAGCTCGTGGGAGGTCCGACCTCACCGCCGCCGCCTAAGGATCGCAGCGCGTACGGCGTGCTGGTCGCCAACGGCTCGGTCGATATCTTCCTCACGTATTGCACCGGCGCAGCGCTCGCGAAGCGCGAGGAGCCCACGCTCGAAATCGTCGCACTTCCGGAGACGCTCGCGGTCGGGGCGGAGTACGGCCTCGCGGTGATGAACGGAGTCTCGCCGAGCGGCGAGCGCTTCGCCGCGTTCATTCTTTCACCGGCGGGACAATCAGTCCTCGCCTCGCACGGTTTCTCCGCTCCGTGA
- the selB gene encoding selenocysteine-specific translation elongation factor, protein MIVGTAGHIDHGKTSLVKALTGVDTDRLKEEKARGISIELGYAYKPLPGGAILGFVDVPGHEKFVDHMVAGATGIDFVLLVIAADDGPMPQTLEHLDIVSLLGVRTGAVAMTKVDRVDATRRAECEREIRALLSGGPLADAPIFGVSSVTREGLDALQAHLQEAAAAQDARRPGAGFRLAVDRCFTLDGIGTVVTGTVFSGAVTVGDEVIVSPSGERTRVRSLHAQNRTATVGHAGQRCALALGGIAKEAIARGDWIVAPPLHLPTARIDVRLRLSAREAKAFRHWTAVHLHLGAAHALARVALLEGESLAPGSEALAQLVVGQPIGAWAGDAFIVRDASGARTLGGGVVVDPVGRERHRRAPERLDTLRRLEAPTPAARLHALLEASDTGIDLDQFRATQNVAGSELELGRDVIRIESGGRDIAIGAAPWQRLRDTFVERLARSHEERPEELGPDLGRVRRMAFPRHRSAVVDALAASLLEEGRVARSGPWWHLPTHSIRLTEREEQLARAILPRLDAEGVDPTWVRDHAKAVGAPEHEVRALMRRLGRRGDVFAVVKDLYFSRSAVERLALAAKALDDESGAVRAAEFRDRIGIGRKRAIQILEFFDRVGFTRRAHDEHRVRGDSLLRLGESP, encoded by the coding sequence ATGATCGTCGGCACGGCGGGCCACATCGACCACGGCAAGACCTCGCTCGTGAAGGCGTTGACGGGCGTGGACACGGATCGCCTCAAGGAAGAAAAGGCGCGCGGCATCTCGATCGAGCTGGGCTATGCCTACAAGCCGTTGCCCGGTGGTGCAATCCTCGGCTTCGTCGATGTGCCCGGACACGAGAAGTTCGTCGATCACATGGTGGCGGGTGCGACGGGCATCGACTTCGTGTTGCTGGTCATCGCGGCCGACGACGGCCCCATGCCGCAGACCCTCGAGCATCTCGACATCGTGTCGCTGCTGGGCGTGCGCACGGGCGCGGTCGCCATGACGAAGGTGGATCGCGTGGATGCCACGCGCCGCGCCGAATGCGAACGCGAGATCCGCGCGCTGCTTTCCGGAGGACCGCTCGCGGATGCACCGATCTTCGGAGTCTCGAGCGTGACGCGCGAAGGACTCGATGCGCTGCAGGCTCACCTCCAGGAAGCCGCCGCGGCGCAAGACGCCCGGCGCCCCGGCGCGGGCTTTCGGTTGGCCGTGGACCGATGCTTCACGCTCGACGGCATCGGGACCGTCGTGACGGGGACGGTTTTTTCGGGCGCGGTGACCGTGGGCGATGAGGTCATCGTGTCGCCTTCGGGGGAGCGCACGCGCGTTCGCAGCCTGCATGCCCAGAACCGCACGGCCACCGTGGGCCATGCGGGCCAGCGCTGCGCCCTCGCGCTGGGGGGCATCGCGAAGGAGGCGATTGCGAGAGGCGACTGGATCGTGGCGCCGCCGTTGCACCTGCCGACGGCGCGCATCGACGTGCGCCTGAGGCTTTCCGCGCGCGAGGCGAAGGCCTTCCGGCACTGGACCGCCGTTCACCTGCATCTCGGTGCCGCGCACGCGCTGGCGCGCGTAGCGCTGCTCGAAGGCGAATCGCTGGCGCCGGGGTCGGAGGCGCTCGCGCAGCTCGTCGTCGGGCAACCGATCGGCGCATGGGCCGGCGATGCGTTCATCGTCCGCGATGCTTCGGGTGCCCGCACGCTCGGAGGCGGCGTTGTCGTCGACCCCGTCGGCCGCGAGCGTCATCGCCGGGCGCCGGAGCGCCTCGACACGCTGCGCAGGCTCGAAGCGCCCACGCCCGCCGCGCGCTTGCACGCGTTGCTGGAGGCGAGCGACACCGGTATCGATCTCGATCAATTCCGTGCGACGCAGAACGTCGCGGGCAGCGAGCTCGAGCTCGGCCGAGACGTGATTCGCATCGAATCGGGAGGGCGCGACATCGCGATCGGCGCGGCTCCCTGGCAGAGGTTGCGGGACACGTTCGTCGAACGGCTCGCGCGCTCGCACGAGGAGCGGCCCGAGGAGCTCGGCCCGGACCTGGGCCGCGTGCGGCGCATGGCGTTCCCGCGTCATCGTTCCGCGGTGGTCGATGCGCTCGCCGCCTCGTTGCTCGAGGAGGGACGCGTCGCGCGCAGCGGCCCGTGGTGGCATCTCCCCACGCATTCGATCCGGCTCACCGAGCGCGAGGAGCAGCTCGCCCGCGCGATCCTGCCGCGGCTCGATGCCGAGGGCGTCGATCCGACATGGGTGCGCGATCACGCGAAGGCCGTCGGCGCTCCCGAGCACGAGGTTCGCGCGCTGATGCGGCGGCTGGGACGGCGCGGCGACGTCTTCGCGGTCGTGAAGGATCTCTATTTCTCGCGCTCCGCCGTCGAGCGGCTTGCACTGGCAGCGAAGGCACTCGACGACGAGTCCGGTGCCGTGCGTGCGGCCGAGTTCCGCGACCGCATCGGCATCGGTCGCAAGCGCGCCATCCAGATCCTCGAGTTCTTCGACCGCGTGGGCTTCACGCGCCGCGCCCACGACGAGCACCGCGTGCGCGGCGACAGCCTGCTGCGGCTGGGGGAGAGTCCCTAG
- the selA gene encoding L-seryl-tRNA(Sec) selenium transferase, which yields MTSVARDAPFASLPSVDKVLGEATTLSLIERHGRTCVVTAVRDWLAEKRADIAAGRPAAIDEATMASELAHRVARQVAPRLRRVINLTGTVLHTNLGRALMPTEAVRAVAEVMESFGNLEYDIESGGRGDRDDLIVPILAELTGCESATIVNNNAAAVLLALNTLSRGKEAVVSRGEQIEIGGAFRLPDIMARAGCKLREVGTTNRTHLKDYAEAIGPKTGLVLKVHKSNYAVTGFTAEVEEAELGALCRERGVPFLVDLGSGALVDLSRWGLPKEPTPRETLAHGASVVTFSGDKLLGGPQAGIVVGDKDLVAKIKKNPLKRALRVNKMTLAALEAVLGLYRDPDRLREKLTTLRLLSRDTAEIRALAQRLKPVFERALGEGVSVSVEECASQIGSGAQPVERLASAAIVLRRSGPKGMSPTKLERTLRALPVPVIGRIADDALRLDLRCLENEAELCSLLDVIPVKTGIQPGR from the coding sequence ATGACTTCCGTCGCGCGTGACGCGCCGTTCGCCAGCCTGCCCTCGGTCGACAAGGTGCTGGGCGAAGCGACAACCCTGTCCCTCATCGAGCGCCACGGCCGGACGTGCGTGGTGACCGCCGTGCGCGACTGGCTGGCGGAAAAGCGTGCGGACATTGCAGCGGGGCGCCCGGCCGCGATCGACGAGGCCACGATGGCGAGCGAGCTCGCGCATCGTGTCGCGCGCCAAGTCGCGCCGCGCCTTCGCCGCGTCATCAACCTCACGGGCACCGTGTTGCACACGAACCTCGGCCGCGCGCTGATGCCCACTGAAGCAGTGCGCGCCGTTGCCGAGGTGATGGAGAGCTTCGGCAACCTCGAGTACGACATCGAGTCCGGCGGACGCGGCGATCGCGACGACCTGATCGTGCCGATCCTCGCGGAGCTGACGGGCTGCGAGTCCGCGACCATCGTGAACAACAATGCCGCGGCGGTGCTCCTCGCGTTGAACACGCTCTCGCGCGGCAAGGAGGCCGTTGTTTCCCGCGGCGAGCAGATCGAGATCGGCGGCGCCTTCCGCTTGCCGGACATCATGGCGCGCGCGGGCTGCAAGCTGCGCGAGGTCGGCACGACCAACCGCACGCACCTCAAGGACTACGCCGAGGCGATCGGCCCGAAGACCGGGCTGGTGCTCAAGGTCCACAAGAGCAATTACGCGGTCACCGGCTTCACCGCGGAGGTGGAAGAGGCCGAACTGGGCGCGCTGTGCCGTGAACGCGGCGTGCCGTTCCTCGTGGACCTCGGCAGCGGCGCGCTCGTGGACCTCTCGCGTTGGGGACTGCCGAAGGAGCCCACCCCGCGTGAGACGCTCGCGCACGGCGCCTCCGTCGTGACCTTCAGCGGCGACAAGCTGCTGGGCGGCCCCCAGGCGGGCATCGTCGTCGGCGACAAGGACCTCGTCGCGAAGATCAAGAAGAACCCGCTCAAGCGCGCGCTGCGCGTGAACAAGATGACGCTCGCGGCGCTGGAAGCCGTGCTCGGTCTCTATCGCGATCCCGATCGGCTTCGCGAGAAGCTCACGACGCTGCGACTGCTCTCGCGCGACACGGCCGAGATCCGTGCGCTGGCGCAGCGGCTGAAGCCCGTGTTCGAACGTGCGTTGGGCGAGGGCGTGTCGGTGAGCGTCGAGGAGTGCGCGAGCCAGATCGGCAGCGGCGCGCAGCCCGTGGAGCGCCTGGCGAGTGCGGCGATCGTGCTGCGCCGCTCGGGCCCGAAAGGAATGTCGCCGACGAAGCTCGAACGCACGCTGCGCGCACTGCCCGTGCCCGTGATCGGCCGCATCGCCGACGATGCGCTGCGGCTGGATCTTCGCTGCCTCGAGAACGAAGCGGAGCTGTGCTCACTGCTCGACGTCATTCCCGTGAAGACGGGAATCCAGCCGGGACGATAG
- the modC gene encoding molybdenum ABC transporter ATP-binding protein: MVEVDVAIDREDFHLEAAFAADAPIVALFGRSGSGKSTLVNAIAGLVKPARGRICVAGRVLFDSQRGIDLAPESRRVGYVFQEGLLFPHLSVRANLDYGERLTLVTERFVDRARVTALLGLEALQERRPNTLSGGEKQRVAIGRALLASPHVLLMDEPLASLDAPRKAEILAYVELLRDELRLPIVYVSHALEEVTRLADHLVVMSEGRVVTSGPAAEVLGRKDLSPHLGRFEAGSVIESRVASLDESYGLTTLVFDGGQLIVPNLDALPGEPVRARIRARDVSIALRRPEGVSVQNILPAVVETIGDEFGAIVDVQLRIGRETLTARVTRKAVQELGLAPGLAVFAMVKAVSIDRRSVGFA; encoded by the coding sequence ATGGTTGAAGTCGACGTCGCCATCGATCGCGAGGATTTCCACCTCGAAGCGGCGTTCGCGGCCGACGCACCGATCGTCGCACTGTTCGGACGCTCGGGCTCGGGCAAGAGCACGCTCGTGAATGCGATCGCGGGACTGGTGAAGCCCGCGCGCGGTCGCATCTGCGTCGCGGGCCGCGTGCTCTTCGATTCGCAGCGGGGCATCGACCTCGCACCCGAGTCGCGCCGCGTGGGTTACGTGTTCCAGGAAGGCCTGTTGTTCCCGCACCTCTCGGTGCGCGCGAACCTGGACTACGGCGAGCGCCTCACGCTCGTCACGGAGCGGTTCGTCGATCGCGCGCGCGTCACGGCACTGCTCGGGCTCGAGGCGTTGCAGGAGCGGCGGCCCAACACGCTCTCCGGCGGCGAGAAGCAGCGCGTCGCGATCGGCCGCGCGCTGCTTGCGAGCCCGCACGTGCTGCTGATGGATGAACCCCTTGCGTCGCTCGATGCGCCGCGCAAGGCCGAGATCCTCGCGTACGTCGAGCTGTTGCGCGACGAGCTGCGCCTCCCGATCGTCTACGTGAGCCACGCGCTCGAGGAAGTCACCCGCCTCGCGGACCACCTCGTCGTGATGTCCGAGGGCCGCGTCGTCACGAGCGGGCCGGCCGCGGAAGTGCTCGGGCGGAAGGATCTCTCGCCGCACCTCGGGCGCTTCGAAGCGGGCTCGGTCATCGAGTCGCGTGTCGCGAGCCTCGACGAGTCGTATGGCCTCACGACGCTCGTCTTCGACGGCGGCCAGCTCATCGTCCCCAACCTCGATGCGCTGCCGGGAGAGCCGGTACGCGCCCGCATCCGCGCCCGCGACGTTTCGATCGCGCTTCGGCGGCCGGAAGGCGTGAGCGTGCAGAACATCCTCCCCGCCGTCGTGGAGACCATCGGTGACGAGTTCGGAGCGATTGTCGACGTGCAGCTGCGCATCGGCCGCGAGACGCTCACTGCCCGCGTCACGCGCAAGGCCGTGCAGGAGTTGGGCCTCGCACCGGGCTTGGCCGTCTTCGCGATGGTGAAGGCCGTCTCCATCGACCGGCGCAGCGTCGGTTTCGCCTGA
- a CDS encoding glycine cleavage system protein H produces MATVRGFDFPAELRYLLEQDTWARLEPGGLVTVGLTSLGGHISGDFIDFTPKAVGTRIERDRSLGALEMSKVIRSARSPVAGEVAEVNAAVRENPGLINADPYGEGWLVRLRPEDWDRDAALLVAADGLGPAVLAYMELLSESFGVDVPPA; encoded by the coding sequence GTGGCGACGGTGCGGGGCTTCGATTTCCCCGCCGAACTCCGGTACCTGCTCGAGCAGGACACGTGGGCGCGCCTCGAGCCCGGCGGCCTCGTGACAGTCGGCCTCACCTCGCTCGGCGGGCACATCTCCGGCGACTTCATCGACTTCACGCCCAAGGCCGTCGGCACGCGGATCGAGCGCGACCGCTCGCTGGGCGCGCTGGAGATGTCGAAGGTGATCCGCTCGGCGCGCTCTCCCGTGGCCGGCGAAGTCGCCGAAGTCAACGCGGCCGTGCGCGAAAACCCCGGGCTCATCAACGCGGATCCTTACGGCGAAGGCTGGCTGGTGCGGTTGCGTCCCGAGGACTGGGATCGGGATGCCGCATTGCTCGTCGCGGCCGATGGGCTCGGCCCGGCGGTGCTGGCTTACATGGAGCTGTTGTCCGAGTCCTTCGGAGTCGACGTGCCTCCGGCTTGA
- the fdhE gene encoding formate dehydrogenase accessory protein FdhE, translated as MSTVHKLLTPEEIASKGGAKIPFLHLPERADAFASRARRLRSLAPGHALEGYLEFMALVADQQQVRLDNMPPVAIPRPEALDRSHEHGMPPIDFSTHARDVGWCDSLRRMLRAIAAETEGTTHDVVARLENSPDALYEAQASKLLAGITFGLDIATAPLIGAGLQVYFTHLALALGQDAIRPIEVPSVCPCCGSRPTASIARVGSEAIGFRFLHCSLCSTEWHMVRVKCTHCESTKGISYLSLDDGKSEARKSPVLAETCDECNHYLKICHMDRDLHVDPCADDLATLALDLLVTEDGREPWGVNYMLVHGDPDAPPSQPLLEKELR; from the coding sequence ATGTCGACGGTCCACAAGCTCCTCACGCCCGAGGAAATCGCCTCCAAGGGTGGCGCGAAGATTCCGTTCCTCCACCTGCCGGAGCGTGCGGATGCATTCGCGAGCCGTGCTCGCCGCCTGCGCTCGCTGGCACCGGGCCACGCGCTCGAGGGTTACCTCGAGTTCATGGCGCTCGTCGCCGACCAGCAGCAGGTGCGGCTGGACAACATGCCGCCGGTCGCGATCCCGCGGCCCGAGGCGCTCGATCGCAGCCACGAGCACGGCATGCCGCCGATCGACTTCTCCACGCACGCGCGGGACGTCGGCTGGTGCGATTCGCTTCGCCGCATGCTGCGCGCGATCGCCGCGGAGACGGAGGGCACCACGCACGATGTCGTGGCGCGCCTCGAGAACAGTCCGGACGCGCTGTACGAGGCCCAGGCGAGCAAGCTGCTCGCGGGCATCACGTTCGGCCTCGACATCGCCACGGCTCCCTTGATCGGCGCCGGCCTGCAGGTCTACTTCACGCACCTCGCGCTGGCCCTGGGCCAGGACGCCATTCGCCCGATCGAGGTGCCCAGCGTGTGCCCGTGCTGCGGCAGCCGCCCCACGGCAAGCATCGCGCGTGTCGGTTCCGAGGCGATTGGCTTCCGCTTCCTCCACTGCTCGCTCTGCAGCACCGAGTGGCACATGGTTCGGGTGAAGTGCACGCACTGCGAGAGCACCAAGGGAATCTCGTATCTGTCGCTCGACGACGGAAAGTCCGAAGCCCGCAAGAGCCCCGTGCTCGCCGAGACCTGCGACGAGTGCAACCACTACCTCAAGATCTGCCACATGGACCGCGACCTCCACGTGGACCCGTGTGCCGACGATCTCGCCACGCTGGCCCTCGATCTCCTCGTCACCGAGGACGGCCGCGAGCCGTGGGGCGTGAACTACATGCTGGTCCACGGCGATCCCGACGCGCCCCCGTCCCAACCCCTCCTCGAGAAAGAGCTCCGATGA
- a CDS encoding DsrE family protein produces the protein MSRVRLAILVWSATPDRPALLAAPFVYAAAAAALDAEVEMHFAGECVRLLVAGEGERLDCGRGETLDHFMRQAAQAGVRFLACTTAKSARLQGNEAMVEGFSGTAGAAAFAERAIDPAWRTLVF, from the coding sequence ATGAGCCGCGTTCGCCTGGCGATCCTCGTCTGGTCCGCGACGCCGGATCGTCCCGCGCTGCTCGCCGCACCGTTCGTCTATGCCGCCGCGGCGGCCGCGCTCGACGCGGAGGTGGAGATGCACTTCGCGGGCGAATGCGTACGGCTGCTGGTCGCGGGCGAAGGCGAGCGGCTCGATTGCGGCCGGGGCGAGACGCTCGACCACTTCATGCGGCAGGCCGCGCAGGCCGGCGTGCGATTCCTCGCGTGCACCACGGCGAAGTCCGCGCGCTTGCAGGGAAACGAAGCGATGGTCGAAGGCTTCTCCGGCACGGCGGGCGCGGCCGCTTTCGCGGAACGCGCGATCGATCCCGCCTGGCGCACGCTGGTGTTCTAG
- a CDS encoding substrate-binding domain-containing protein, whose amino-acid sequence MVRFLSRLSPSRLAASFAAALLFALSAQAQDFITVASTTSTEQSGLFKHLLPEAKKALGFDVRVVAVGTGQALDMGRKGDADVVFVHDKVAEEKFLAEGFGVKRFEVMYNDFIIVGPKADPAGVKGKDVEAALKKIAAAQAPFASRADKSGTHAAELRYWKAAGIDPPKGPWYRETGSGMGPTLNTASGLNAYALTDRGTWLSFKNRGDLVILVEGDVKLFNQYGVMLVNPAKHAHVKKDMGQKFIDWVISPAGQSAIAAYKIDGEQLFFPNYKP is encoded by the coding sequence ATGGTCCGTTTCCTCTCCCGCCTGAGCCCCTCCCGGCTCGCGGCTTCGTTCGCCGCGGCGCTGCTCTTCGCGCTCTCCGCGCAGGCGCAGGACTTCATCACCGTTGCCTCGACGACCTCCACGGAGCAGTCGGGCCTCTTCAAGCACCTGCTGCCGGAAGCGAAGAAGGCGCTCGGCTTCGACGTGCGCGTGGTCGCCGTCGGAACTGGCCAGGCACTCGACATGGGCCGCAAGGGCGATGCGGACGTGGTCTTCGTCCACGACAAGGTGGCCGAGGAGAAATTCCTCGCCGAGGGCTTCGGCGTGAAGCGCTTCGAGGTGATGTACAACGACTTCATCATCGTGGGCCCGAAGGCGGATCCCGCCGGCGTGAAGGGCAAGGACGTGGAGGCCGCGCTGAAGAAGATCGCCGCCGCCCAGGCGCCGTTCGCCTCGCGCGCCGACAAGAGCGGCACGCACGCCGCCGAGCTCCGCTACTGGAAGGCCGCCGGCATCGATCCGCCGAAGGGCCCGTGGTATCGCGAAACCGGCTCGGGCATGGGCCCCACGCTCAACACCGCCTCGGGCCTCAACGCCTACGCGCTCACCGACCGCGGCACGTGGCTCTCGTTCAAGAACCGCGGAGACCTCGTGATCCTGGTCGAGGGCGACGTGAAGCTCTTCAACCAGTACGGCGTGATGCTCGTGAATCCGGCGAAGCACGCGCACGTGAAGAAGGACATGGGCCAGAAGTTCATCGACTGGGTGATCTCGCCCGCGGGCCAGTCGGCGATCGCCGCGTACAAGATCGACGGCGAGCAGCTCTTCTTCCCCAACTACAAGCCGTGA
- a CDS encoding ABC transporter permease codes for MNDLGASLGLALRLITGGDSSLWQVVILSLEVSLAAAALACLFGLPLGALVAVERFPGRRAAIVILNALLALPSVVVGLVVYLLLSRAGPFGSLGILFTPKAIVIAQALLVLPIVAALARQFVEDGWREYEEQLRSLGVTPLRAIPTMLWDLRYGLFTVVLLGFGRAASEVGAVMIVGGNIDGVTRVMTTAIALETSKGDLPLALGLGIVLLLIVLGLNAIAYAIREWSAKRYG; via the coding sequence ATGAACGACCTCGGCGCGAGCCTCGGCCTCGCGCTTCGCCTCATCACCGGTGGTGATTCCTCGTTGTGGCAAGTGGTGATCCTCTCGCTGGAGGTGAGCCTCGCTGCCGCCGCGCTCGCCTGCCTGTTCGGATTGCCCCTGGGCGCCCTGGTCGCCGTCGAGCGTTTCCCCGGCCGCCGTGCCGCGATCGTGATTCTCAATGCGCTGCTCGCCCTGCCCTCCGTGGTGGTGGGCCTCGTGGTCTACCTCCTGCTCTCGCGAGCCGGCCCGTTCGGCTCGCTCGGCATCCTCTTCACTCCGAAGGCCATCGTGATCGCGCAGGCGCTGCTCGTGCTGCCGATCGTGGCCGCACTCGCGCGCCAATTCGTCGAGGACGGATGGCGCGAGTACGAGGAACAGCTCCGCTCGCTCGGCGTGACGCCGCTGCGCGCCATTCCCACGATGCTCTGGGACCTTCGCTACGGGCTGTTCACCGTCGTGCTGCTCGGCTTCGGGCGCGCGGCGAGCGAGGTCGGAGCCGTGATGATCGTCGGCGGCAACATCGACGGCGTCACGCGCGTGATGACGACCGCGATCGCGCTGGAGACGAGCAAGGGCGACCTTCCCCTCGCGCTCGGCCTGGGCATCGTGCTGCTCCTGATCGTGCTCGGGTTGAACGCCATCGCCTACGCGATCCGCGAATGGAGCGCCAAGCGATATGGCTGA
- a CDS encoding ATP-binding cassette domain-containing protein has protein sequence MADAMLPLEARAITVRFDGHTAVDDVSFTLDGTAPAVILGANGAGKSVLLRVLHGLIAPTSGAVTWAGSTARPSAQAMVFQRPVLLRRSAIANVEYALAVNGVDGSERNIRARAALERVGLAHLADRQARVLSGGEQQRLALARAAALEPRVLFLDEPTASLDPSASAEVERTMSEIGRGGTALVFTTHNLGFAKRVAGEILFLHRGRLVERAAATTFFNNPRSPEAAAFLEGELPWSVSSPA, from the coding sequence ATGGCTGACGCGATGCTCCCGCTCGAGGCTCGCGCGATCACCGTCCGGTTCGACGGGCACACGGCGGTGGACGACGTGAGCTTCACGCTCGACGGCACCGCTCCCGCCGTGATCCTCGGAGCAAACGGCGCCGGCAAGAGCGTGCTGCTTCGCGTCCTCCATGGCCTCATCGCGCCGACCTCGGGCGCGGTGACATGGGCCGGGTCGACGGCAAGGCCGTCCGCGCAGGCGATGGTCTTCCAGCGGCCGGTGCTGCTGCGGCGCTCGGCGATCGCGAACGTCGAATATGCACTCGCCGTGAACGGCGTGGACGGATCGGAACGCAACATCCGCGCCCGTGCCGCGCTTGAACGCGTGGGCCTGGCCCACCTCGCCGACCGTCAGGCGCGCGTACTCTCCGGCGGCGAGCAGCAACGGCTCGCCCTCGCTCGAGCCGCGGCCCTCGAACCGCGCGTGCTGTTCCTCGATGAGCCCACGGCCAGCCTCGATCCTTCCGCCAGCGCCGAGGTCGAACGCACCATGAGCGAGATCGGCCGCGGCGGTACCGCGCTCGTCTTCACCACGCACAACCTCGGCTTCGCGAAGCGCGTCGCGGGCGAGATCCTCTTCCTCCACCGCGGCCGGCTGGTCGAACGCGCCGCGGCCACGACGTTCTTCAACAACCCGCGGTCGCCGGAAGCGGCCGCATTCCTCGAAGGAGAATTGCCATGGTCCGTTTCCTCTCCCGCCTGA
- a CDS encoding formate dehydrogenase subunit gamma has protein sequence MHEPIETTERIERYGKNERTNHWLVAICFVLAALSGLALLHPAMFWLTGLFGGGPWTRILHPFIGLAMALGFLFLALHFAGENHVNESDKQWMRQWRDVVDNREDRLPEVGRYNAGQKVLFWALVILMLILVVTGFMFWRPWFAHLLPIWAVRGATLLHSIAAVLLIICIIVHVYAAIWVKGSMRAMMQGWVSGRWARRHHAAWYRQVTKDRS, from the coding sequence ATGCATGAGCCCATCGAGACGACCGAGCGTATCGAGCGCTACGGGAAGAACGAGCGCACCAACCACTGGTTGGTGGCGATCTGCTTCGTGCTCGCGGCGCTCTCCGGCCTCGCGTTGCTGCATCCGGCGATGTTCTGGCTCACGGGCCTCTTCGGCGGCGGGCCGTGGACGAGGATCCTCCACCCGTTCATCGGCCTCGCGATGGCGCTGGGGTTCCTGTTCCTCGCGCTGCACTTCGCCGGCGAGAACCACGTGAACGAGTCGGACAAGCAGTGGATGCGGCAATGGCGCGACGTCGTGGACAACCGCGAGGATCGCCTGCCCGAAGTCGGCCGCTACAACGCCGGGCAGAAGGTCCTGTTCTGGGCGCTCGTGATCCTGATGCTGATCCTCGTCGTCACGGGCTTCATGTTCTGGCGCCCGTGGTTCGCGCACCTGCTGCCGATCTGGGCCGTGCGGGGAGCGACGCTGCTGCATTCCATCGCGGCGGTGCTGCTCATCATCTGCATCATCGTCCACGTCTATGCGGCGATCTGGGTGAAGGGCTCGATGCGCGCCATGATGCAGGGCTGGGTGAGCGGACGCTGGGCCCGCCGGCACCACGCGGCGTGGTACCGCCAGGTCACGAAGGATCGCTCCTAG